A stretch of the Thalassotalea euphylliae genome encodes the following:
- a CDS encoding TonB-dependent receptor — protein sequence MMKSHRLSQIAGAVVVALGLSTSAMAADTTSAGLRGNVVSPAGELVSGAEITVFDTRTGSVKTLVSNETGSFNLRGLPVGGPYIVSVKSGAGDKVIEDVYLSLGDTLNLSLNLQQSFETIQVTGARMHQSAGEKGPSTNFGLADLEAAPAINRDIKDLVRIDPRIYINESRDDGIQCAGASSRFNSFTVDGIRTNDNFGLGSGGYPTIRIPFSYDSISQVNVELAPFDVQYGGFTACNINAVTKSGTNELEGGFFYDYTSDSLRGDSLEGEDIATGDFDEKRYGFNVGGALIKDTLFFFTSYEKLEGSDLFDRGTADSNAAVPVAGLSQAQYEEILDISRNVYGYEPGDLITSLPVEDEKIMAKLDWVINEQHRASIVYNYNDGNTIRESDGDSNEFEFSNHYYDQYAEFESYVASLNSDWTDNFSTEIRIGTADFEQSVTPLAGTDFGEVQIRTENNGSRATVYLGADDSRHANRLTYDTDTFKIAGTYLVGDHVITGGYEQERLDVFNLFVQHTEGEFRFDSIDDFRNGLAARVYYYNATGTNNPADAAAEFGYEIHTAYIQDEYFSYEHDLTVTFGLRYDWYTSDDFPEENPLIEELYGFSNRQNFDGEGLLQPRLGINWQPREDLEVRGGIGLYSGGNPNVWLGNNYQNNGVVQTQTQFRGVELFNTPHTGDGRPIWNVPQNQFDAVANGEGGAGGINILDPDFEIPSEWKYAIGATLYLPNDYVLMADYLYTDVKDAAIISDITRQDTGVDAPDGRPIYTSSNGRSQDFMLTNVKGDSGYRKSFSLALSKTHDWGLDWTLAYAYTATKEVSPMTSSVAFSNYLNNTSDPENPGLGTSNYEIPHRFTLKVNYTHEFFEGYETKFSVFASANEGRPYSYTFDGGFQFGDSVGFIDRHLLYIPDGANDPNVVFGDDFDQDAFFAYLDSEGLSKFGGRIMPRNSINSDWWTKFDIKISQELPGLMDGHKASAFIVVENFGNLLNDDWGVLYETSFPRAQEMVAASINDNGQYVYEEFIQPQGQTRVADASLWEVRVGVKYDF from the coding sequence ATGATGAAAAGTCATCGTCTCTCACAAATAGCTGGTGCGGTAGTTGTCGCGCTTGGCTTATCAACATCAGCAATGGCGGCTGATACAACATCTGCGGGTTTACGTGGTAATGTTGTGTCGCCAGCAGGTGAATTAGTTTCTGGCGCAGAAATTACTGTGTTTGATACTCGTACCGGTAGCGTTAAAACATTAGTTTCTAACGAAACAGGTAGCTTCAACTTACGCGGCTTACCAGTAGGTGGTCCATACATCGTATCAGTGAAAAGTGGTGCGGGTGATAAAGTTATCGAAGATGTATATCTTTCACTAGGTGATACATTAAACCTTAGTTTAAACCTACAGCAGTCTTTTGAAACGATTCAAGTGACTGGTGCACGCATGCATCAAAGTGCCGGTGAAAAAGGTCCTTCGACAAACTTTGGCTTAGCTGATTTAGAAGCAGCGCCAGCTATCAACCGTGATATTAAAGACTTAGTTCGTATCGACCCTCGTATTTACATTAACGAAAGTCGTGACGATGGTATTCAGTGTGCGGGTGCAAGTTCACGTTTCAACAGCTTCACGGTTGACGGTATCCGTACTAATGATAACTTTGGTCTAGGTTCGGGTGGTTACCCAACAATTCGTATCCCGTTCTCTTACGATTCAATTTCACAAGTTAACGTCGAGCTAGCGCCATTTGATGTTCAGTATGGTGGTTTCACAGCTTGTAACATAAATGCTGTTACTAAATCGGGTACCAATGAACTTGAAGGTGGTTTCTTCTACGATTACACCAGTGATTCACTGCGTGGTGACAGCCTTGAAGGTGAAGATATCGCAACCGGTGACTTTGATGAAAAACGTTACGGCTTTAATGTAGGCGGCGCGTTAATCAAAGACACATTGTTCTTCTTTACTTCATATGAAAAATTAGAAGGCTCTGATTTGTTTGACCGCGGTACAGCAGATTCAAATGCAGCGGTACCAGTAGCAGGTTTATCGCAAGCGCAGTACGAAGAAATTTTAGATATTTCTCGCAATGTATACGGCTATGAGCCAGGTGATTTAATCACCAGCTTGCCAGTTGAAGATGAAAAAATCATGGCTAAGCTTGATTGGGTAATCAATGAGCAGCACCGTGCTTCAATTGTTTACAACTACAATGACGGTAACACCATTCGCGAATCAGACGGCGATTCAAACGAATTTGAATTCTCAAACCATTACTATGATCAATACGCAGAGTTTGAATCATATGTAGCCTCATTAAATTCAGATTGGACCGATAACTTCTCAACTGAGATTCGTATTGGTACGGCTGATTTTGAACAAAGCGTAACACCACTTGCAGGTACTGATTTTGGTGAAGTACAAATTCGTACGGAAAACAATGGTTCACGTGCCACTGTATACTTAGGTGCAGATGACTCTCGTCATGCAAACCGTTTAACTTACGATACAGATACATTCAAAATTGCTGGTACTTATTTAGTGGGTGACCACGTAATTACTGGTGGTTACGAGCAAGAGCGATTAGACGTATTTAACTTATTCGTTCAGCACACTGAAGGTGAGTTCCGTTTCGATTCAATCGACGATTTCCGTAACGGTTTAGCTGCACGTGTTTATTACTATAACGCCACAGGCACAAATAACCCTGCTGATGCCGCTGCTGAATTTGGTTATGAGATTCATACCGCTTACATTCAAGATGAGTACTTCTCATACGAGCATGACTTAACCGTTACCTTCGGTTTACGCTACGACTGGTACACAAGTGATGACTTCCCAGAAGAAAACCCACTAATTGAAGAGTTATATGGCTTCTCTAACCGTCAAAACTTCGATGGTGAAGGTTTACTTCAGCCGCGTTTAGGTATCAACTGGCAACCACGTGAAGATCTAGAAGTACGTGGTGGTATTGGTCTTTACTCAGGTGGTAACCCGAACGTTTGGTTAGGTAACAACTACCAAAACAATGGTGTTGTACAAACACAAACGCAATTCCGTGGTGTTGAGCTATTTAATACGCCTCACACTGGCGATGGTCGACCAATTTGGAACGTACCACAAAATCAATTCGATGCAGTTGCTAACGGCGAAGGTGGTGCTGGTGGTATTAACATCTTAGATCCGGACTTCGAAATCCCGTCAGAGTGGAAATACGCAATTGGTGCAACTTTATACTTGCCAAACGACTACGTATTGATGGCTGACTACTTGTACACAGATGTGAAAGATGCTGCGATTATCAGTGATATCACGCGTCAAGACACAGGTGTTGACGCACCAGATGGTCGTCCAATCTACACTAGTTCAAACGGTCGTAGCCAAGACTTCATGCTAACGAATGTGAAAGGTGACTCTGGTTACCGTAAGTCATTCTCTCTTGCACTATCTAAAACCCACGACTGGGGCTTAGATTGGACGCTTGCTTACGCGTACACAGCAACAAAAGAAGTTAGCCCAATGACCAGTTCGGTAGCTTTCTCAAACTACTTGAACAACACGTCAGATCCAGAAAACCCAGGCTTAGGTACGTCTAACTACGAAATTCCTCATCGTTTCACATTAAAAGTGAACTATACACATGAGTTCTTCGAAGGTTACGAAACTAAGTTCAGCGTGTTTGCATCAGCTAACGAAGGTCGTCCATACAGCTACACCTTCGACGGTGGCTTCCAGTTTGGTGACTCTGTTGGTTTCATCGACCGTCACTTACTATACATTCCAGACGGCGCAAACGATCCTAACGTAGTATTTGGTGATGACTTTGACCAAGATGCCTTCTTCGCATACTTAGATAGCGAGGGCTTGAGCAAGTTTGGTGGTCGAATCATGCCACGTAACTCGATCAACAGCGATTGGTGGACTAAGTTTGATATCAAGATCTCTCAAGAGCTACCAGGCTTAATGGATGGTCATAAAGCAAGTGCTTTCATCGTAGTTGAAAACTTCGGTAACTTATTAAATGACGATTGGGGCGTGTTGTACGAAACTAGCTTCCCACGCGCTCAAGAAATGGTTGCTGCATCAATCAACGATAATGGCCAGTACGTATATGAAGAGTTTATTCAGCCACAAGGTCAAA
- a CDS encoding TetR/AcrR family transcriptional regulator, which translates to MNVAKKESKQGTIRALSEAKILEAAQEEFILQGFKGATVQSIADRAGLPKANILYYFKNKDNIYHAVLERTLDMWDEGIGDIDPQDGPAAAIEKFIASKVRMSFQHPGASKIYAMEIIQGAQHLKDFARTYLRKWVREKAALFQHWIDSGQMADIDPYHLIFAIWSTTQHYADFETQILTVMNQADYEEEDEQQVIAFLTDFVLRGCGLK; encoded by the coding sequence ATGAATGTAGCAAAAAAAGAATCAAAACAAGGAACTATTCGCGCTTTAAGTGAAGCTAAAATCCTCGAAGCTGCGCAAGAGGAATTTATTTTACAAGGTTTCAAAGGTGCGACGGTGCAATCAATCGCCGATCGAGCTGGACTGCCAAAAGCTAACATCCTTTATTACTTCAAAAATAAAGACAATATTTATCATGCCGTATTGGAACGCACATTAGATATGTGGGACGAAGGCATCGGTGATATTGATCCACAAGATGGACCTGCTGCTGCGATTGAAAAATTTATTGCGTCTAAAGTTAGAATGTCATTTCAACACCCTGGCGCATCAAAAATTTACGCCATGGAGATTATCCAAGGTGCGCAGCATCTAAAAGACTTTGCAAGAACCTATTTGAGAAAGTGGGTTCGAGAAAAAGCTGCATTATTTCAACATTGGATTGATAGTGGCCAAATGGCTGATATTGATCCGTATCATTTAATTTTTGCCATCTGGTCAACGACTCAACACTACGCAGATTTTGAAACACAAATCTTAACGGTGATGAATCAGGCTGACTACGAAGAAGAAGATGAACAGCAAGTGATTGCGTTTTTAACCGATTTTGTACTTCGTGGTTGTGGCTTAAAATAA
- a CDS encoding endonuclease/exonuclease/phosphatase family protein, whose amino-acid sequence MKKLFAGTGLILSTMATAMAADTIKIATFNVSMEALNYLPRGERGQVTPKGSELTAALASQHQQIKNIAEIIQRVNPDILLLNEFDRTDNNAIALQKFLTDYLAKSQQGQAAISYPYYYQGTVNTGVKAPIDINGDGKITTPQDTYGFGYFPGHFGMALLSKYPIDHTNIRTFQNFKWQDMPNALKPMQPESDKGYYADEVWQQLRLSSKSHWDVPVIIDSKVVHVLASHPTPPVFDGPEDRNGKRNHDEIRFWQDYISGTKGSYIYDDKGVKGPLSPDAPFVILGDLNASTTDGDANKDGIGNLLAHASVNDPAPSSQGGEQSKPDNQNAQYHTAHWGMRADYVLPSTFGWQLTDSGVFWPTNDSPLYRLIDSRAASSDHRLVWVELSLK is encoded by the coding sequence ATGAAAAAACTCTTTGCCGGTACTGGCTTAATACTATCAACAATGGCGACGGCTATGGCTGCTGATACAATCAAAATTGCCACCTTTAACGTTAGCATGGAAGCACTTAATTACCTCCCTAGAGGTGAGCGCGGCCAAGTAACCCCAAAAGGAAGCGAACTAACGGCAGCTTTGGCTAGCCAACATCAGCAAATCAAAAACATCGCCGAAATTATTCAGCGAGTTAATCCTGACATTTTATTGTTGAACGAATTTGACCGTACCGACAATAATGCCATTGCATTGCAAAAGTTTTTGACTGATTACCTAGCTAAAAGTCAACAAGGTCAAGCTGCTATTAGCTACCCCTACTATTACCAAGGTACTGTTAATACGGGTGTAAAAGCGCCGATTGATATCAATGGCGATGGTAAGATCACAACGCCGCAAGATACTTATGGCTTTGGTTACTTCCCTGGACATTTTGGTATGGCATTGTTATCAAAGTACCCTATTGATCACACCAATATTCGAACGTTTCAAAATTTTAAATGGCAAGATATGCCAAATGCATTAAAGCCAATGCAACCAGAGTCAGATAAAGGTTACTACGCTGATGAGGTATGGCAACAACTAAGACTGTCATCCAAATCACACTGGGACGTGCCTGTAATTATCGACAGCAAAGTTGTGCACGTACTAGCTAGTCACCCGACACCACCGGTATTTGATGGCCCTGAAGATAGAAACGGCAAACGTAATCACGATGAAATACGCTTTTGGCAAGATTACATCTCAGGTACTAAAGGCAGCTACATTTATGATGACAAAGGCGTAAAAGGTCCATTAAGCCCTGATGCACCATTTGTTATTTTGGGTGATTTAAATGCCTCGACAACTGATGGCGATGCCAATAAAGACGGCATAGGTAATTTACTCGCACATGCTAGCGTTAACGATCCTGCGCCTAGCAGTCAAGGTGGTGAGCAAAGCAAGCCAGATAACCAAAATGCACAATACCACACTGCTCATTGGGGGATGCGCGCCGACTATGTATTGCCATCAACGTTTGGTTGGCAACTAACAGATAGCGGCGTCTTCTGGCCAACTAACGATTCGCCGCTATATCGCTTAATTGATAGTCGCGCGGCTTCTTCAGATCATCGCCTCGTTTGGGTCGAACTTTCGTTAAAATAA
- a CDS encoding alkaline phosphatase, producing MRKLLSSLCVLAACSAAAKEQPHNIIMVIADGMGPAYTTGYRYYNDDPSTKAVEPTIFDKYLVGMASTYPAPVSGYVTDSAAGATALSAGIKTYNGAIGMDVNKQPVETVLERAKHYGMKTGAVVTSQVNHATPASYLAHNEYRRNYNEIADSYVDDRIKGKIKFDVLFGGGWQYFIRDDRQLVEELTSQGVQYIDAYQQLSDLHNKQPALGLFADVGLPHALDDTDRHRLSTMTKAATNLLANQDKGYFLLVEASQVDWAGHGNDISAAMAEMDDLAKTIEYLEGYVAKHPNTTVILTADHSTGGLTLAAHGEYKWQPDVLKKQLHSPGHIAKVLLEKSFTKQQADELFNLALTQEEYDALLKAKVNAEQQLTAFEQLSKEEQAKSRKPNTSRLVAKTIKKLLDTRSNTGWTSGGHTAIDVPVIALGKYAEKFAGHQDNTQIAKKVFKLLDKYNK from the coding sequence ATGCGCAAATTACTCTCTTCTTTATGTGTTTTAGCAGCATGTAGTGCTGCAGCAAAAGAACAACCGCACAATATTATTATGGTGATAGCTGATGGCATGGGGCCAGCTTACACCACAGGTTACCGTTATTATAATGACGATCCGAGCACGAAAGCGGTTGAACCGACAATTTTCGATAAATACTTAGTGGGTATGGCGTCAACCTACCCTGCGCCTGTCTCAGGCTACGTTACTGACTCTGCCGCTGGCGCAACTGCTCTTTCAGCAGGGATTAAAACTTACAATGGTGCCATTGGCATGGACGTTAACAAACAGCCAGTAGAAACTGTTTTAGAACGCGCTAAGCACTATGGCATGAAAACTGGTGCCGTGGTGACTTCACAAGTTAACCATGCAACGCCAGCATCATACCTTGCACATAATGAATATCGACGAAATTACAATGAAATTGCCGATAGTTACGTTGACGATCGCATCAAAGGTAAAATCAAATTTGATGTCCTGTTTGGTGGCGGTTGGCAGTATTTTATTCGTGACGATCGCCAATTAGTGGAGGAGCTTACTTCACAAGGTGTTCAATACATTGATGCCTACCAACAATTATCAGACTTACACAACAAGCAACCGGCATTAGGTTTGTTTGCCGATGTCGGCCTACCGCACGCGCTCGACGATACAGATCGTCACCGCTTATCGACAATGACGAAAGCGGCGACTAACTTGCTAGCGAATCAAGATAAAGGCTACTTTTTACTCGTTGAAGCTAGTCAAGTAGATTGGGCGGGGCACGGTAATGATATTAGTGCAGCCATGGCAGAAATGGATGATCTCGCTAAAACAATTGAATACTTGGAAGGTTATGTTGCAAAACACCCTAACACCACAGTTATTCTAACTGCGGATCACAGTACTGGTGGTTTAACGCTTGCGGCTCACGGTGAGTACAAATGGCAGCCAGATGTGCTTAAAAAGCAATTACATTCACCTGGCCATATTGCCAAAGTGTTACTGGAAAAGTCATTCACTAAACAGCAAGCAGATGAACTCTTCAACCTAGCGCTTACTCAAGAAGAATACGATGCGCTTTTAAAAGCAAAAGTTAACGCAGAGCAACAATTAACCGCCTTTGAACAGCTGTCTAAGGAAGAGCAAGCTAAATCACGTAAACCTAATACTTCTAGACTTGTTGCTAAAACAATTAAGAAATTACTCGATACACGTTCAAATACCGGTTGGACTTCAGGCGGTCATACCGCAATAGATGTGCCCGTTATTGCACTTGGTAAATACGCAGAAAAATTTGCTGGCCATCAAGACAACACTCAAATCGCTAAGAAAGTATTTAAGTTATTAGACAAATACAACAAATAG